The DNA segment TTAATGGCTGCCTATCCACTTGATCGTATTCATATCGATCATGTTTTTCGTAATCAACCTTATAAAATGCGTGAAGCTCATCAACACGCACGCTACGAACTCTACTATTTAGCAGATATCAGCAGCATGGGAACCGTGACGATTGCAGACAAAACATACCCGCTGACCAAGAACTGCCTGGTATTGATCGATCAGCATACTCTTCACCGGAATGATCTAAGTCAGACAGCCCACCATGAACGTTATCTGTTGGAACTGGATCCTGATATTTTTGATAGTGACAGTGATAAGTTAGTTCATGTTCCAATTGCTTTATTTTTCAAACAGCATACAGGTGTTCATCAGCTTGACTCTAGTACTTTACTACAAGTGGAACAAGTCTTGCTTTCTATCTATGATGAGTCTCTTTTTAATGAAAATTATTTCGAAGATTTGGTTCGGCTGCGTGTACTGGAAATTATCCTACTGCTAAACCGTTTCTTTGAAAAACAGACCCTGACAAATGGTAAATTCTCTATGGCACAAAAGCAAACGATCGTGCCAGTCGTTAAATATATCAATGAACATTTTAGCGAAGATCTTTCTTTAACACACCTGGCAGAACAGTTCTATTTAAGCAAAGCCTATCTTGCGCGTGCTTTTAGAGCCGGAACCGGGCAAACCCTTCATGCGTATCTAAACGATTGTCGTCTCAAACATGCTCAACGGCTTTTATTGCTATACCCCAGTTATACGATTGATGAGGTTGCAGAACTTTGTGGTTTTCATAGTACTTCTTATTTTATCAAACAATTTCGTCTACATACCGAAATGACTCCTGTCCAATTTCGCAAAACTTATTAGAAAAGAGGAGGGATGTCGCAAATGCGACACCCCTCCTCTTTTTTTATAAATGAATCAAGTCCGAAATAGAAACTGTCTGGCCAGAAGCGATCGAGTGATTGGCTGCAATCCCTGTCATGATAGACATCACACCATCGATGTGTGAAGCCGCACGATGAAACTCATCATAGACAGGTTTACCAAATAAATCGTTGAGTAAGACAGGATCTCCACCGCCATGGCCTCCTTCCTTTTCTTCAATTTCAACTTCGTATGGTTTTCCAAACATTGGGAAGACTGTGATAGTTTTTCCAGTCAACGCCCCTTCTTCACCACGTTCTCCACCGGCATTGATGTATGATTGTTCCACTACTTTCATTTCTATACGTCCCTTACTTCCATTGAAGACAACATTGAAACCCTCCCACGGCATATAGGCATTTAGTGAATAGGTCATAATCACACCATTATGATAATGAACCAGGGCTCCCATCGTATCTTCAATCGATATGTCATCGGAAAAGACGTTGCGGTCACGAATATAGCCGCTGTCGGCTTCAGCATCTAAATATAATGCCTTCAATTTTTCATTTCC comes from the Blautia liquoris genome and includes:
- a CDS encoding helix-turn-helix transcriptional regulator; translation: MAAYPLDRIHIDHVFRNQPYKMREAHQHARYELYYLADISSMGTVTIADKTYPLTKNCLVLIDQHTLHRNDLSQTAHHERYLLELDPDIFDSDSDKLVHVPIALFFKQHTGVHQLDSSTLLQVEQVLLSIYDESLFNENYFEDLVRLRVLEIILLLNRFFEKQTLTNGKFSMAQKQTIVPVVKYINEHFSEDLSLTHLAEQFYLSKAYLARAFRAGTGQTLHAYLNDCRLKHAQRLLLLYPSYTIDEVAELCGFHSTSYFIKQFRLHTEMTPVQFRKTY